Proteins from a single region of Xenopus laevis strain J_2021 chromosome 9_10S, Xenopus_laevis_v10.1, whole genome shotgun sequence:
- the LOC121398980 gene encoding serine/threonine-protein kinase N2-like: MNITFIWINFLTYCFLSASGMNFDTITNGECGTIFYKAPELFRGQYTRSVDWWALGVTIYELLTGIVPFNGTTTLEIYVIIKSEEPKYPEDITEDTLSILVNLLKKDAQLRLGTGEHGTEDVKKSPFFEGLDWVALENKEIQPPFIPERRPHEQPEAELELKTEVKAKLWEDTQWGLDDLKYPMGSSSDSET, translated from the exons ATGAATATAACTTTTATATGGATAAACTTTTTAACTTATTGCTTTCTTTCTGCTTCAGGAATGAACTTTGACACCATAACCAATGGCGAATGTGGAACCATCTTCTATAAGGCCCCAGAATTATTCCGTGGTCAATACACAAGATCAGTAGACTGGTGGGCACTGGGAGTGACCATTTATGAACTGCTCACTGGAATC gTACCATTTAATGGAACAACTACACTTGAAATTTATGTAATCATCAAAAGTGAGGAGCCAAAATATCCAGAAGATATAACTGAGGATACGCTCAGTATATTAGTAAAT CTCTTAAAGAAAGATGCACAGCTTCGCCTTGGGACAGGTGAACATGGTACAGAGGACGTGAAGAAGAGTCCATTCTTTGAG GGATTAGACTGGGTGGctcttgaaaataaagaaatccaGCCCCCATTTATCCCTGAAAGAAGACCACACGAACAACCAGAAGCAGAACTCGAATTAAAAACGGAGGTTAAAGCAAAACTGTGGGAAGACACCCAATGGGGATTAGATGACCTGAAATACCCCATGGGTTCATCTTCTGATAGCGAAACATAA